A window from Deinococcus sp. YIM 134068 encodes these proteins:
- a CDS encoding rhodanese-like domain-containing protein, which translates to MPLSDGVTVIDLRPEDLRRREPLDRLTPLPVRAVPLDAIEDGTHGLSADLGPLVVVCERGVRSGLAARYLRADGLEATAYPGGVPALVDESKTG; encoded by the coding sequence ATGCCCCTGTCTGACGGCGTGACCGTCATCGACCTGCGCCCCGAGGACCTGCGACGGCGCGAGCCTCTGGACCGCCTGACACCCCTGCCCGTCCGCGCTGTGCCCCTGGACGCCATCGAGGACGGCACCCACGGCCTGAGCGCCGACCTCGGCCCGCTCGTCGTGGTGTGTGAGCGCGGCGTGCGGTCGGGGTTGGCGGCCCGCTACCTGCGCGCGGACGGGCTGGAGGCGACCGCCTACCCCGGAGGTGTTCCGGCGCTGGTTGACGAGAGCAAGACGGGCTGA
- a CDS encoding metal-sulfur cluster assembly factor, with product MRDDTNITDANVTAQGTTLEGLPTEEQILEALKVVKDPEIPVNVVDLGLIYGVDVGEGGVVDITMTLTSVGCPVQDLIRADAEMAVGRLDGVSEVNVEFVWTPPWGPDKMTEDGKRQMRMFGFSV from the coding sequence ATGAGGGACGACACGAACATCACCGATGCCAACGTCACCGCGCAGGGCACGACGCTGGAGGGGCTGCCCACCGAGGAGCAGATTCTGGAGGCCCTCAAGGTCGTCAAGGACCCCGAGATTCCCGTCAACGTCGTGGACCTCGGGCTGATCTACGGGGTGGATGTGGGCGAGGGCGGCGTGGTGGACATCACCATGACCCTGACGAGCGTGGGCTGCCCGGTGCAGGACCTCATCCGCGCCGACGCCGAGATGGCCGTCGGGCGGCTGGACGGCGTGAGCGAGGTCAACGTCGAGTTCGTGTGGACGCCGCCGTGGGGACCGGACAAGATGACGGAGGACGGCAAACGCCAGATGCGGATGTTCGGCTTCAGCGTGTAG
- the map gene encoding type I methionyl aminopeptidase, with the protein MSRVALKSTREIEAMRRAGALVAETFRLLDPFVKPGVTLAELDRIAEEHIRGAGAVPAYLGYGPKNNPFPATICASVNEVICHGIPGNQVLQEGDIIGVDIGVLLDGVYGDACYTYTVGQVRPEVQGLVDTARQCLAAALEVVKPGNRTGDIGHAIQSLAESRGYGVVKEYTGHGIGKRLHEEPTIYHHGARYTGLKLQPGMVFTVEPMINLGTPDTRLLPDGWTVITADKQPSAQFEHTVVVTSKGHEILTL; encoded by the coding sequence ATGAGCCGTGTCGCGCTGAAATCCACCCGCGAGATCGAGGCCATGCGCCGGGCGGGGGCGCTCGTGGCCGAGACCTTCCGCCTCCTCGACCCCTTCGTGAAGCCGGGTGTGACGCTGGCCGAACTCGACCGCATCGCCGAGGAGCACATTCGGGGGGCCGGGGCCGTTCCCGCCTACCTCGGCTACGGCCCGAAGAACAACCCCTTTCCTGCCACGATCTGCGCCTCCGTGAACGAGGTCATCTGCCACGGCATCCCCGGCAACCAGGTGTTGCAGGAGGGCGACATCATCGGCGTGGACATCGGCGTGCTGCTGGACGGCGTGTACGGCGACGCCTGTTACACCTACACGGTCGGTCAGGTTCGGCCCGAGGTGCAGGGCCTCGTGGACACGGCCCGGCAGTGTCTCGCGGCGGCGCTGGAGGTCGTGAAGCCCGGCAACCGCACGGGTGACATCGGCCACGCCATCCAGTCGCTCGCCGAGTCGCGCGGCTACGGCGTGGTCAAGGAGTACACCGGCCACGGCATCGGCAAGCGGCTGCACGAGGAACCGACGATCTACCACCACGGTGCCCGCTACACCGGCCTCAAGCTCCAGCCCGGCATGGTCTTCACCGTCGAGCCGATGATCAACCTCGGCACGCCCGACACCCGCCTCCTGCCCGACGGCTGGACGGTCATCACCGCAGACAAGCAGCCGAGCGCCCAGTTCGAGCATACGGTCGTCGTGACCTCGAAGGGGCATGAGATTCTGACGTTGTGA
- a CDS encoding zinc metallopeptidase, producing the protein MIFGPYTFLIIIIFVASLLIQGYLSRTYGQWGRVRNTHNMTGAQVARLMLDENGLSHVPVNVVPGKLSDHYDPIRKTVNLSEANYHVPSVSALAVAAHEVGHAIQDKVRMPALVLRGRLAMPLSLGMNLAPLLLLAGVFMNLTGLLWLGVILFAGALLFHLVTLPVEFDASRRALAYLNGRGIVAGRESGGARAVLTAAALTYVAGFAMALAQLLNVLGIARSQSD; encoded by the coding sequence ATGATCTTCGGCCCGTATACCTTTCTGATCATCATCATCTTCGTCGCCTCGCTGCTGATTCAGGGTTACCTGAGCCGGACGTACGGCCAGTGGGGGCGCGTTCGCAACACCCACAACATGACGGGCGCGCAGGTGGCCCGCCTGATGCTCGACGAGAACGGCCTGTCGCATGTGCCCGTGAACGTGGTGCCGGGCAAGCTCTCGGACCACTACGACCCCATCCGCAAGACGGTGAACCTGTCGGAAGCGAACTACCACGTCCCCAGCGTCTCGGCGCTGGCGGTGGCCGCCCACGAGGTCGGGCACGCCATTCAGGACAAGGTGCGGATGCCTGCCCTCGTGCTGCGCGGTCGCCTCGCCATGCCGCTGAGCCTGGGCATGAACCTCGCGCCGCTGCTGCTGCTGGCGGGCGTGTTCATGAACCTGACCGGCCTGCTGTGGCTCGGCGTGATCCTGTTCGCGGGGGCGCTGCTGTTCCACCTCGTCACCCTGCCCGTGGAGTTCGACGCCAGCCGCCGGGCGCTCGCCTACCTGAATGGGCGCGGCATCGTCGCCGGGCGGGAGAGCGGGGGCGCGCGGGCCGTCCTCACTGCCGCCGCCCTGACCTACGTCGCGGGCTTTGCGATGGCGCTTGCCCAGCTTCTGAACGTGCTCGGCATCGCGCGCAGCCAGAGCGACTGA
- a CDS encoding metal-binding protein: MPSGRVHNLINIATYSVLAAGVLVATRTGLLTVTPVQALNFTLGFAAGTFLLSPDLDLAEGRVDSKRHWGLLGVLWVPYGMIFSHRGLSHTWVVGPLTRLAYVAVIVALVVGLLRTFVPDLPLPRIPEPISLKFLVPILLGYYLSQWLHLIADGVRPDHGMRRGMREVRKVRRRF; the protein is encoded by the coding sequence GTGCCCAGCGGACGTGTCCACAACCTCATCAATATCGCCACCTACAGCGTGCTTGCCGCCGGAGTCCTCGTCGCCACCCGGACGGGGCTGCTCACCGTCACGCCCGTGCAGGCCCTGAACTTCACGCTGGGCTTCGCGGCGGGCACCTTCCTGCTCTCGCCCGACCTCGACCTCGCGGAAGGGCGGGTGGACAGCAAGCGGCACTGGGGTCTGCTCGGCGTCCTGTGGGTGCCCTACGGCATGATCTTCAGTCACCGGGGCCTCTCGCACACCTGGGTCGTCGGCCCGCTGACCCGCCTCGCCTACGTGGCCGTGATCGTCGCCCTCGTCGTCGGCCTGCTGCGGACCTTCGTGCCGGACCTTCCCCTGCCGCGCATCCCCGAGCCGATCAGCCTGAAGTTCCTCGTGCCCATCCTCCTCGGTTACTACCTCAGCCAGTGGCTCCACCTCATCGCCGACGGGGTGAGGCCCGATCACGGGATGCGGCGGGGAATGCGCGAGGTGCGGAAGGTGCGGCGGCGGTTCTGA
- a CDS encoding class I SAM-dependent methyltransferase produces MNYDDFADLYDHQYDVYRDDLHFYAGVAERAGGPVLEVGAGTGRVTAYLARRGMRVVGLEPSARMIERGRVRAAEGGLTLEFVQGEAGTFALEERFPLVIAPFNSLMHLYTPSEQLAALENLRAHLRPGGAFVFDLYVPRFGEMNTVRHEGETFHAPDGSRTDVFLVQRHDRPRQHVTTEYFADTAAPDGTLRRRHYTLTQRYYTRYEVEWLLRCAGFEAPRVSGSFQGGPLEESSEVMVFQTRRREE; encoded by the coding sequence GTGAACTACGACGACTTCGCCGACCTCTACGACCACCAGTACGATGTGTACCGCGACGACCTGCACTTCTACGCGGGCGTGGCGGAGCGGGCCGGGGGGCCGGTGCTGGAGGTCGGGGCGGGCACGGGGCGGGTCACGGCCTACCTCGCGCGGCGGGGTATGCGGGTGGTCGGGCTGGAGCCGAGCGCGCGGATGATCGAGCGCGGGCGTGTGCGGGCGGCAGAGGGCGGGCTGACGCTGGAGTTCGTGCAAGGGGAGGCGGGGACCTTCGCGCTGGAGGAACGCTTTCCCCTCGTCATCGCCCCCTTCAATTCGCTGATGCACCTGTACACGCCGTCCGAGCAACTGGCGGCGCTGGAGAACCTGCGGGCGCACCTGCGGCCCGGTGGCGCGTTCGTCTTCGATCTGTACGTGCCCCGCTTCGGCGAGATGAACACCGTCCGGCACGAGGGCGAGACCTTCCACGCCCCGGACGGCTCGCGGACCGACGTGTTCCTCGTCCAGCGGCATGACCGCCCGCGCCAGCACGTCACCACCGAGTATTTCGCGGACACGGCGGCCCCGGACGGCACCCTCCGGCGACGCCACTACACCCTGACTCAACGGTACTACACGCGCTACGAGGTCGAGTGGCTCCTGCGCTGCGCGGGCTTCGAGGCCCCGCGCGTGAGCGGCAGCTTTCAGGGCGGGCCGTTGGAGGAGTCGAGTGAGGTGATGGTGTTCCAGACGCGGCGGAGGGAGGAGTGA
- a CDS encoding shikimate dehydrogenase — translation MTAHNDAPLALVGHSPAAARALRDVGLVAVSVPGGDLGAVIGACRTLRFSGALVHESREGAAAEAVTPDTSARRAGRVDAVALTGAGAHGTYALADALSDAVEASGYAARGAGALLLGSGGDLARALPLVRLGLGSVAVAADSAPEAERFLRDLPAGTRTFTLSRHDPALASLAERADLVVLTGGTLPPGLLQPYHTLADLTGRAGTGQSGAAILDLSALPALRLARQLLHATGQRYRAEDLTGLVAELA, via the coding sequence ATGACCGCCCACAACGACGCGCCCCTCGCCCTCGTCGGGCACAGCCCCGCCGCCGCCCGTGCCCTGCGGGACGTGGGTCTCGTCGCGGTGAGCGTGCCCGGCGGCGATCTCGGCGCAGTGATCGGTGCGTGCCGCACCCTGCGCTTCTCGGGGGCGCTTGTTCACGAGTCTCGGGAGGGGGCGGCGGCGGAGGCCGTCACCCCGGACACCAGCGCGCGGCGGGCGGGACGGGTGGATGCCGTGGCGCTGACGGGGGCGGGTGCCCACGGCACCTATGCCCTCGCAGATGCGCTCTCAGACGCGGTGGAGGCGAGCGGGTACGCGGCGCGCGGCGCGGGTGCCCTCCTCCTCGGCTCGGGGGGCGACCTCGCGCGGGCGCTGCCCCTCGTGCGCTTGGGCCTCGGCAGCGTGGCCGTCGCCGCCGACAGCGCCCCCGAGGCCGAGCGTTTCCTGCGCGACCTCCCGGCGGGCACGCGCACCTTCACCCTCAGCCGCCACGACCCCGCCCTCGCCTCCCTCGCCGAGCGGGCCGACCTCGTGGTGCTCACGGGCGGCACCCTGCCACCGGGCCTCCTCCAGCCCTACCACACCCTCGCCGACCTCACCGGACGCGCGGGGACCGGCCAGAGCGGTGCCGCCATCCTCGACCTTTCCGCGCTGCCCGCCCTGCGCCTCGCCCGCCAGCTTCTCCACGCGACGGGGCAGCGGTACAGGGCGGAGGATTTGACGGGGCTGGTGGCCGAGTTGGCCTGA
- a CDS encoding ABC transporter permease has protein sequence MGNYLIRRVLRTLLVLVGISVVVFAFVRSIPGDPATALLGERATPQASAALREQLGLNKPWFINYRDPANLLDAQYPRYVGQLVQGDLGSGIKSNIPVRDELLSRFPATAELSLAALLFALAIGLPAGIIAALRRNSAWDNLATTVSLVGVSMPVFWLGLLLSYFFAVRLGWLPPSARLGNETVLEPITGFYVLDGLLRGQPAAAWDALRHLILPAVALGSIPLAIIARLTRSSLLEVLGQDYVRTARAKGLAGRTVTLKHALRNALLPVVTVIGLQAGALLGGAVLTETIFSWPGLGSWVYEAISQRDYPVIQGGVIFAALVVSVMNLLVDLSYAALDPRIQYR, from the coding sequence TTGGGCAATTACCTCATCCGCCGCGTGCTGCGGACGCTGCTCGTGCTCGTGGGTATCAGCGTCGTCGTGTTCGCGTTCGTGCGCTCCATTCCCGGCGACCCGGCGACCGCGCTGCTGGGCGAGCGGGCCACACCCCAGGCCTCCGCCGCCCTGCGCGAGCAACTGGGCCTGAACAAGCCGTGGTTCATCAACTACCGCGACCCCGCCAACCTGCTGGACGCGCAGTATCCCCGCTACGTGGGTCAGCTCGTCCAGGGCGACCTCGGCAGCGGCATCAAGAGCAACATCCCGGTGCGCGACGAACTGCTCTCGCGCTTTCCCGCCACCGCCGAACTCAGCCTCGCGGCGCTGCTCTTCGCCCTCGCCATCGGTCTGCCCGCCGGAATCATCGCGGCGCTGCGGCGCAACAGCGCATGGGACAACCTCGCCACCACGGTCAGCCTCGTGGGCGTGAGTATGCCGGTGTTCTGGCTGGGGCTGCTGCTGTCGTACTTCTTCGCGGTGCGGCTGGGCTGGCTCCCGCCGAGCGCGCGGCTGGGCAACGAGACGGTGCTGGAGCCGATCACGGGCTTCTATGTGCTGGACGGCCTCCTGCGAGGCCAGCCCGCCGCCGCGTGGGACGCGCTGCGCCACCTGATCCTGCCCGCCGTCGCGCTCGGGTCCATCCCGCTCGCCATCATCGCCCGGCTGACGCGCTCCAGCCTCCTCGAAGTGCTGGGGCAGGATTACGTCCGCACGGCCCGCGCCAAAGGCCTCGCCGGACGCACCGTGACCCTCAAGCACGCCCTGAGAAACGCCCTCCTGCCCGTCGTCACGGTGATCGGGTTGCAGGCGGGGGCGCTGCTCGGCGGCGCGGTCCTCACCGAGACGATCTTCTCGTGGCCGGGCCTCGGCTCGTGGGTATACGAGGCGATCAGCCAGCGCGACTACCCGGTGATTCAGGGCGGGGTGATCTTCGCGGCCCTCGTGGTGAGCGTGATGAACCTGCTCGTGGACCTGAGTTACGCGGCGCTGGACCCACGCATTCAATACAGGTGA
- a CDS encoding 3'-5' exonuclease, whose translation MEPFGRYLNVVDVEATCWEGPPPPGQVSEIIEVGLCVIDTFTLERVARHRLLVCPQRSEVSAFCTTLTGWTAEELEGGLSFRGACQLLQRDHHADLRAWASWGDYDRRQFERQCLAEDVPYPFRNRHTNVKAEYSRAHGLTRKLGMAEALAYARLPLEGRHHRGEDDAWNIGALVLSLMERGAWVE comes from the coding sequence GTGGAACCCTTCGGGCGTTACCTGAATGTCGTGGACGTGGAGGCGACCTGCTGGGAGGGTCCGCCGCCGCCCGGCCAGGTCAGCGAGATCATCGAGGTCGGGCTGTGCGTCATCGACACGTTCACGCTGGAAAGGGTCGCGCGTCACCGCCTCCTCGTGTGCCCGCAGCGGTCCGAGGTGAGCGCGTTCTGCACGACGCTCACGGGCTGGACCGCCGAGGAGTTGGAGGGCGGCCTGTCCTTCCGAGGGGCGTGCCAGCTTCTCCAGCGCGACCACCACGCCGACCTCCGCGCGTGGGCGAGCTGGGGCGACTATGACCGCCGCCAGTTCGAGCGCCAGTGCCTCGCGGAGGACGTGCCCTATCCCTTTCGCAACCGCCACACGAACGTCAAGGCCGAGTATTCCCGCGCGCACGGGCTGACGAGGAAGCTCGGCATGGCCGAGGCACTGGCCTACGCCCGCCTGCCACTGGAGGGCCGCCACCACCGGGGCGAGGACGACGCCTGGAACATCGGGGCGCTCGTGCTGTCGCTGATGGAGCGGGGGGCGTGGGTGGAGTAG
- a CDS encoding ABC transporter substrate-binding protein — protein sequence MKKLLLTALLAALPSAGAATLVFGANGDPVSLEPGNITDGISILVQRQIYDTLVDFKNGTTDLAPGLATAWRSNANATQWTFTLRRNVRFHDGTPMNADAVVFNLGRWWDKAHPYGFRDQGRTFEIVGELLGGYKGDATAVIKNIVKVNDYTVRVDLNKSSSVFPNVIAAGYFGIASPTAIRKEGAKYGTPASKPIGTGPFIFQTWRTGDRVTLLPNKLYWGEKAKVDQLVVRAIKEPSQRLNELKAGTIDFANDLTPDALKSVQADRNLVAVKRPSFNVGFVSLNNRKEQLKNDKVRMAISMAINKKAIADAFWNGLGTSNASFLPPVLAWANSKNVPADYKFDPQAAKQMLSEAGFPNGFTLDLWYMPVSRPYFPTPKPIAEAIAADLSAIGIKVNLKTEDWAKYLEDRNKEPGFDMYMIGWTGDYGDPDNFYSAYYGANASDDINWNPPQLQRLLEQGRAAVSQADKAKVYGQIHEITYNANYRIPVVHSQPLAASRSYVKGWIPSPLGSEAFNTISVTGKR from the coding sequence ATGAAGAAACTGCTCCTGACCGCCCTGCTTGCCGCCCTTCCCAGCGCCGGGGCCGCGACCCTCGTGTTCGGCGCGAACGGCGACCCCGTGAGCCTGGAACCCGGCAACATCACCGACGGCATCAGCATCCTCGTGCAGCGCCAGATTTACGACACCCTGGTGGACTTCAAGAACGGCACGACCGACCTCGCGCCCGGCCTGGCGACCGCCTGGCGCAGCAACGCGAACGCGACCCAGTGGACCTTCACGCTGCGCCGGAACGTGCGCTTCCACGACGGCACGCCCATGAACGCCGACGCCGTGGTGTTCAACCTGGGCCGCTGGTGGGACAAGGCGCACCCCTACGGCTTCCGCGACCAGGGCCGCACCTTCGAGATCGTGGGCGAGCTGCTGGGCGGCTACAAGGGCGACGCTACCGCCGTCATCAAGAACATCGTGAAGGTGAACGACTACACCGTGCGGGTAGACCTCAACAAGTCCTCCTCGGTGTTTCCCAACGTGATCGCCGCCGGGTACTTCGGCATCGCCAGCCCGACCGCGATCCGCAAGGAGGGCGCGAAGTACGGCACGCCCGCGAGCAAGCCCATCGGCACGGGGCCGTTCATCTTTCAGACGTGGCGCACGGGCGACCGCGTGACGCTCCTTCCCAACAAGCTGTACTGGGGCGAGAAGGCGAAGGTGGACCAGCTCGTGGTCCGCGCGATCAAGGAGCCGTCGCAGAGGTTGAACGAACTCAAGGCGGGCACCATCGACTTCGCCAACGACCTCACGCCCGACGCGCTGAAGAGCGTGCAGGCCGACCGCAACCTCGTGGCGGTCAAGCGGCCCTCCTTCAACGTGGGCTTCGTCAGCCTGAATAACCGCAAGGAGCAGCTCAAGAACGACAAGGTGCGGATGGCGATCAGCATGGCGATCAACAAAAAGGCCATCGCCGACGCCTTCTGGAACGGGCTGGGCACGAGCAACGCCTCCTTCCTGCCGCCGGTGCTCGCGTGGGCCAACTCCAAGAACGTGCCCGCCGACTACAAGTTCGACCCGCAGGCCGCCAAGCAGATGCTCTCCGAGGCGGGCTTCCCGAACGGCTTCACGCTCGACCTGTGGTATATGCCGGTCAGCCGCCCGTACTTCCCGACGCCCAAGCCCATCGCCGAGGCCATCGCCGCCGACCTCAGCGCCATCGGCATCAAGGTGAACCTCAAGACCGAGGACTGGGCCAAGTACCTCGAAGACCGCAACAAGGAACCCGGCTTCGACATGTACATGATCGGCTGGACGGGTGACTACGGCGACCCCGACAACTTCTACAGCGCCTACTACGGGGCCAACGCCAGCGACGACATCAATTGGAACCCGCCCCAGCTCCAGCGCCTGCTGGAACAGGGCCGCGCCGCCGTGTCGCAGGCGGACAAGGCGAAGGTCTACGGGCAGATTCACGAGATCACGTACAACGCGAACTACCGCATCCCGGTCGTTCACAGCCAGCCGCTCGCCGCCTCCCGCTCCTACGTCAAGGGGTGGATTCCCAGCCCGCTCGGCAGCGAGGCGTTCAACACCATCAGCGTGACGGGCAAGCGGTAA
- a CDS encoding ABC transporter permease, giving the protein MTTLSPPRTAPKRQPSIFWRRFRRSTPGKVGAVIVALFVLLALLAPVIQPYDPTTDRNYRLNLKPPSVGALWNPEVAETYRDPATGTVNAWAAPFGTDNLGRSVATRVLHGAGLSLKVGVVSTVLALIVGTLLGVLSGFFGGWFDSVVGYLSDVMLAFPGILLAIGFASIFSSDNPPLLIAALDRLFALNSPQLVTAMLAVSLVQVPVYVRLARAVVLSVREREFVQAAGALGAGTGRMIFRHVLPNSLSPLIVQGALSIATATIEVAALGFLGIGAQPPLPEWGTMISDSRQYYIDAPWTMVFPGLAIFLTVLGFNLLGDGLRDVLDPRSTQ; this is encoded by the coding sequence ATGACCACCCTCTCCCCTCCCCGCACCGCGCCCAAGCGTCAGCCCAGCATCTTCTGGCGGCGCTTCCGGCGCTCCACGCCCGGCAAGGTCGGGGCCGTCATCGTGGCCCTGTTCGTGCTGCTGGCCCTGCTCGCGCCCGTCATCCAGCCCTACGACCCGACGACCGACCGCAACTACCGCCTCAACCTCAAGCCGCCGAGCGTGGGGGCGCTGTGGAACCCGGAGGTGGCCGAGACGTACCGCGACCCCGCCACGGGCACCGTGAACGCCTGGGCCGCCCCCTTCGGCACCGACAACCTGGGGCGCAGCGTCGCCACCCGCGTGCTGCACGGTGCCGGGCTGAGCCTCAAGGTCGGCGTGGTGAGCACCGTCCTCGCCCTGATCGTGGGCACGCTGCTGGGCGTGCTGTCGGGCTTCTTCGGCGGGTGGTTCGACTCGGTGGTGGGCTACCTGTCGGACGTGATGCTCGCGTTTCCCGGCATCCTGCTCGCCATCGGGTTCGCCTCCATCTTCTCCAGCGACAACCCGCCCCTGCTCATCGCCGCGCTGGACCGTCTCTTCGCGCTGAACAGCCCGCAGCTCGTCACCGCCATGCTCGCCGTGTCGCTCGTGCAGGTGCCCGTGTACGTGCGGCTGGCCCGCGCGGTGGTCCTGAGTGTGCGCGAGCGCGAGTTCGTGCAGGCGGCGGGGGCGCTGGGGGCGGGCACCGGGCGGATGATCTTCCGGCACGTGCTCCCCAACAGTCTCTCGCCCCTCATCGTGCAGGGTGCCCTGAGCATCGCCACCGCCACCATCGAGGTCGCCGCGCTCGGCTTCCTCGGCATCGGCGCGCAGCCTCCCCTGCCCGAGTGGGGCACCATGATCAGCGACTCGCGCCAGTATTACATCGACGCGCCGTGGACGATGGTTTTCCCCGGCCTCGCCATCTTCCTGACCGTGCTGGGTTTCAACCTGCTCGGCGACGGACTGCGGGACGTGCTGGACCCGAGGAGCACGCAGTAG
- a CDS encoding rhodanese-like domain-containing protein, which produces MREVTPEEGQRMVQGGALLVDVREGHEYEELHAEGARLVPLSEFEARYGELPQDRDLVMICRSGARSARAGQYLLDRGYDSERVVNLAGGTLAWAEGGLPTGGKQT; this is translated from the coding sequence ATGAGAGAGGTCACGCCCGAGGAGGGGCAACGGATGGTGCAGGGGGGCGCGCTGCTCGTGGACGTGCGCGAGGGCCACGAGTACGAGGAGCTTCACGCCGAGGGTGCGCGCCTCGTGCCCCTCAGCGAGTTCGAGGCACGGTACGGTGAGTTGCCGCAGGACCGCGACCTCGTGATGATCTGCCGCAGCGGAGCACGCAGCGCCCGAGCGGGTCAGTACCTGCTTGACCGGGGTTACGACTCCGAACGGGTCGTCAATCTGGCGGGCGGCACGCTGGCCTGGGCGGAGGGTGGCCTGCCCACCGGGGGGAAACAGACATGA
- a CDS encoding stage V sporulation protein S yields the protein MSGKSRPNAVAGAVAALLRSRGQVEVQAIGPAAVNQAVKALAIARGYLAGDGLDLTAQPAFVKLDMDEEERTAVHFFVHALRVPAP from the coding sequence GTGTCGGGCAAGTCGCGGCCCAACGCCGTAGCGGGCGCGGTCGCGGCGCTCTTGCGGTCGCGCGGGCAGGTGGAGGTGCAGGCCATCGGTCCCGCCGCCGTGAATCAGGCGGTCAAGGCTCTTGCCATCGCGCGGGGCTACCTCGCGGGCGACGGCCTCGACCTCACCGCCCAGCCCGCCTTCGTGAAGCTCGATATGGACGAGGAGGAGCGGACCGCCGTCCACTTCTTCGTCCACGCGCTCCGGGTGCCCGCCCCTTGA
- a CDS encoding universal stress protein, translated as MSSDPSHELSADRSSARPTVLVTTDLSALGDHALAHAGALAAGLGAEVCVLYVQPDPLTAVADGMVYIPPTSETDLREERHRTEADLAGRLPGARVRVEQATGRPVPHVILGVAREEHARLIVMSTHGRGGLSRALLGSVAEAVAHHAPVPVLLVRASHTVTVWQREG; from the coding sequence ATGTCCAGCGACCCGTCCCATGAGCTGTCCGCTGACCGGAGTTCCGCCCGGCCCACTGTCCTCGTCACCACCGACCTGAGCGCCCTGGGGGACCACGCCCTCGCGCACGCCGGGGCGCTCGCCGCCGGGCTGGGGGCGGAGGTGTGCGTGCTGTACGTGCAACCCGACCCGTTGACCGCCGTCGCCGACGGGATGGTCTACATTCCCCCGACGAGCGAGACAGACTTGCGGGAGGAACGGCACCGCACCGAGGCCGACCTCGCGGGCCGCCTGCCCGGCGCGCGGGTACGGGTGGAGCAGGCGACCGGGCGACCGGTGCCCCACGTCATCCTGGGGGTGGCGCGGGAGGAGCACGCCCGCCTGATCGTGATGAGCACCCACGGACGCGGCGGCCTGAGCCGTGCCCTGCTCGGCAGCGTGGCGGAGGCGGTGGCTCACCACGCGCCCGTCCCGGTGCTGCTCGTGCGCGCCTCTCATACCGTGACGGTGTGGCAGCGGGAGGGATGA